The following are encoded together in the Vigna unguiculata cultivar IT97K-499-35 chromosome 2, ASM411807v1, whole genome shotgun sequence genome:
- the LOC114173633 gene encoding BTB/POZ domain-containing protein At1g67900-like, with translation MKFMKLGSRPDTFYTSEAVRSVSSEVSSDLLIQVKGSRYLLHKFPLLSKCLRLQKLCSESPDSSSQHQIVRLPDFPGGVEAFELCAKFCYGITITLSPYNIVAARCGAEYLQMTEEVEKGNLVQKLEVFFNSCILRGWKDTIVSLQTTKALPIWSEDLGITSRCIEAIAAKVLSHPSKVSLSHSHSRRVKDDVSCNGTESLRHNKSGNKGWWAEDLAELSIDLYWRTMIAIKSGGKIPSNLIGDALKIYASRWLPNITSNGEHLKKQAVSDSEWDSVGEIASKHRLLLESVVSLLPAGKGAVSCGFLLKLLKASNILNASSSSKMELARRIGLQLEEATVNDLLIPSLSYADDTVYDVELVMTILEQFMSQGQSPPTSPARSRMAFERRRSRSAENINLEFQESRRSSSASHSSKLKVAKLVDRYLQEVARDANFQLSKFIALAEIIPDFARHDHDDLYRAIDIYLKAHPELNKSERKRLCRILDCKKLSMEACMHAAQNELLPLRLVVQVLFFEQARAAQAGGKVTDLPTNIKALLTAHGIDPAKPTAPLSTTTSINAEDTWSVSNFKSPKSRSSTLRMKLAEDDDFNQNGLTHDAIGRNSRFKAICAIPTQPKKMLSKFWSTNRTATEKN, from the exons ATGAAATTCATGAAACTGGGATCTCGTCCTGATACATTCTACACTTCAGAAGCAGTGAG GTCTGTCTCTTCTGAAGTTTCCAGCGACCTCTTGATTCAAGTGAAGGGAAGTAGATATCTCCTTCACAAG TTTCCCTTGCTATCCAAATGTTTGAGACTACAAAAGTTATGTTCAGAATCTCCCGATTCTTCTTCTCAGCACCAAATAGTGCGGCTCCCTGATTTCCCAGGTGGGGTGGAGGCATTTGAGTTGTGTGCTAAGTTCTGCTATGGAATCACCATCACTCTGAGCCCTTACAACATTGTGGCTGCACGATGTGGTGCTGAGTATCTTCAGATGACGGAGGAGGTTGAGAAGGGAAACCTAGTTCAGAAGCTTGAGGTTTTCTTCAACTCATGCATTCTACGTGGGTGGAAGGATACTATTGTAAGTCTTCAGACCACAAAAGCTTTACCTATTTGGTCAGAGGACTTGGGAATTACCAGCAGGTGCATTGAAGCTATAGCAGCAAAAGTGTTGAGCCACCCCTCTAAGGTGAGTTTGTCACATAGTCATTCCAGAAGGGTGAAGGACGATGTGTCTTGCAATGGCACAGAAAGTTTGAGGCACAATAAGTCAGGAAACAAGGGATGGTGGGCTGAAGATTTGGCAGAACTGAGCATAGACCTGTATTGGAGAACCATGATAGCAATCAAATCTGGAGGCAAGATTCCCTCAAATCTCATTGGAGATGCATTGAAAATCTATGCATCTAGGTGGCTTCCAAATATTACCAGCAATGGAGAACATCTCAAGAAGCAAGCAGTTTCTGACTCAGAATGGGACTCGGTTGGTGAAATAGCTTCAAAGCATCGTCTGCTTTTGGAATCAGTGGTGAGCTTGCTTCCAGCTGGGAAAGGTGCTGTTTCTTGTGGCTTTCTTTTGAAGCTTTTGAAGGCATCTAACATTCTTAATGCTTCTTCATCTTCGAAGATGGAATTAGCAAGAAGGATAGGGCTTCAATTGGAGGAAGCCACAGTGAATGATCTTTTGATACCTTCACTGTCTTACGCAGATGATACAGTGTATGATGTTGAGTTGGTGATGACCATATTGGAACAGTTTATGTCACAAGGGCAGAGTCCCCCAACTAGCCCTGCGAGATCTAGGATGGCCTTTGAAAGAAGGAGGTCTCGTTCAGCAGAGAATATTAACTTGGAATTTCAAGAGAGTAGGAGGTCCTCTTCAGCATCTCACAGTTCAAAATTGAAGGTGGCAAAGCTTGTGGATAGGTATCTTCAAGAAGTTGCCAGAGATGCGAATTTTCAGTTGTCCAAATTCATAGCTCTTGCCGAGATTATACCAGATTTTGCAAGACATGATCATGATGATCTCTACAGGGCTATTGACATTTATCTGAAG GCTCATCCAGAACTCAACAAGAGTGAAAGGAAAAGGTTGTGTAGAATTCTTGACTGCAAAAAGTTGTCTATGGAAGCCTGCATGCATGCAGCACAAAATGAGCTACTTCCCCTACGGCTTGTGGTTCAAGTTCTCTTCTTTGAGCAAGCTCGAGCAGCACAAGCTGGTGGCAAAGTGACTGATTTGCCGACCAATATCAAGGCATTACTCACTGCACATGGTATTGACCCAGCAAAACCTACAGCACCATTAAGCACAACTACAAGTATAAATGCTGAGGACACTTGGAGTGTTTCAAACTTCAAGTCACCAAAGTCAAGGTCCTCAACTCTGAGGATGAAGCTGGCTGAAGATGATGACTTCAATCAAAATGGTTTGACTCACGACGCAATTGGAAGGAATTCTAGATTTAAGGCTATATGTGCTATTCCAACTCAACCCAAAAAAATGCTTAGTAAGTTCTGGTCTACCAATAGAACTGCCACTGAAAAGAATTGA